A genomic segment from Glycine soja cultivar W05 chromosome 20, ASM419377v2, whole genome shotgun sequence encodes:
- the LOC114402666 gene encoding type IV inositol polyphosphate 5-phosphatase 9-like isoform X1, which produces MTGKLVEFMWPALVANKILNKRLGSSNFIADYPSNNTDIPLLGHDQSSLSSKSILNDHKDTDKYKIFVSTWNVGGIAPDEGLNMEDLLETSNNSCDIYVLGFQEIVPLKASNVLGYENNKISTKWNSIIGKALNKSTHHSFRDDKKEEDVKNNICCNNKEAGNNNNNPGQQCEAPQDFECIISKQMVGILISVWAKRELRPFIQHSSVSRVGCGIMGCLGNKGSVSVRFVLHETSFCFVCCHLASGGREGDEKHRNSNVAEIFSRSSFPRGPMLDLPRKILDHELLSQQIMKTRHVILLGDLNYRISLPEETTRLVVENEDWDSLLEYDQLTMELMRGNMLKGWHEGAIKFAPTYKYCPNSDMYYGCCYQGKNAAKKRAPAWCDRIIWFGNGLKQIQYARCESKLSDHRPVKTLFIAQVRVSSALKCFQSLFLSERFEQIKTHFGLLSNDEFVCKKQLSFRL; this is translated from the exons ATGACTGGAAAGCTAGTTGAA TTCATGTGGCCTGCATTAGTGGCTAATAAGATACTCAACAAGCGACTCGGAAGCAGCAATTTTATAGCAGATTATCCAAGTAATAATACAGATATACCCTTATTGGGTCACGATCAGTCATCTCTGAGCTCCAAATCCATTCTTAATGATCACAAGGATACAGACAAATACAA GATTTTTGTCAGCACATGGAACGTGGGTGGGATTGCCCCAGATGAAGGACTGAATATGGAGGATTTATTGGAGACATCCAACAATTCCTGTGACATCTATGTACTTGG GTTTCAAGAAATTGTGCCTCTAAAAGCATCCAATGTATTGGGGTATGAAAACAATAAGATCTCTACCAAGTGGAATTCCATAATCGGAAAAGCTCTAAACAAGAGCACACATCACAGTTTCAGAGATGATAAAAAGGAGGAGGATGTGAAGAACAATATTTGTTGCAATAATAAGGAAGctggaaataataataataatccagGTCAGCAGTGTGAAGCCCCACAAGATTTCGAATGTATCATTAGCAAGCAAATGGTTGGTATATTGATATCAGTATGGGCTAAGAGAGAACTTCGTCCATTCATTCAACATTCAAGTGTCTCACGTGTCGGATGTGGCATCATGGGCTGCTTAGGGAACAAG GGTTCTGTATCTGTGAGATTTGTGTTACATGAAACAAGCTTTTGCTTTGTGTGTTGTCACCTAGCTTCTGGGGGAAGAGAGGGGGATGAGAAGCATAGAAACTCTAATGTTGCTGAAATATTTTCAAGGTCAAGCTTTCCTAGAGGTCCTATGCTTGATTTGCCAAGAAAGATTCTTGATCATGA GTTGCTTTCCCAACAAATCATGAAAACAAG ACACGTAATATTGCTTGGAGATTTAAATTACAGAATTTCTCTACCGGAAGAAACAACACGTTTAGTTGTTGAAAATGAAGACTGGGATTCCCTACTAGAATATGATCAG CTAACGATGGAGCTAATGAGGGGAAACATGTTAAAAGGATGGCATGAAGGAGCAATCAAATTTGCTCCAACCTACAAGTATTGTCCAAATTCAGACATGTACTATGGATGTTGTTACCAAGGCAAAAACGCAGCGAAGAAGCGAGCACCAGCATG gTGTGACAGAATTATATGGTTTGGCAACGGCTTAAAGCAAATTCAGTATGCTAGATGTGAATCAAAACTATCGGATCATAGGCCCGTCAAGACATTATTTATAGCACAAGTCAGGGTTTCATCAGCACTAAAATGCTTTCAAAGTTTGTTTCTGtcagagagatttgaacaaaTTAAAACCCACTTTGGACTTCTCTCCAATGATGAGTTTGTATGTAAAAAGCAATTAAGTTTCCGGTTGTGA
- the LOC114402666 gene encoding type IV inositol polyphosphate 5-phosphatase 9-like isoform X2 yields MTGKLVEFMWPALVANKILNKRLGSSNFIADYPSNNTDIPLLGHDQSSLSSKSILNDHKDTDKYKIFVSTWNVGGIAPDEGLNMEDLLETSNNSCDIYVLGFQEIVPLKASNVLGYENNKISTKWNSIIGKALNKSTHHSFRDDKKEEDVKNNICCNNKEAGNNNNNPGQQCEAPQDFECIISKQMVGILISVWAKRELRPFIQHSSVSRVGCGIMGCLGNKGSVSVRFVLHETSFCFVCCHLASGGREGDEKHRNSNVAEIFSRSSFPRGPMLDLPRKILDHEHVILLGDLNYRISLPEETTRLVVENEDWDSLLEYDQLTMELMRGNMLKGWHEGAIKFAPTYKYCPNSDMYYGCCYQGKNAAKKRAPAWCDRIIWFGNGLKQIQYARCESKLSDHRPVKTLFIAQVRVSSALKCFQSLFLSERFEQIKTHFGLLSNDEFVCKKQLSFRL; encoded by the exons ATGACTGGAAAGCTAGTTGAA TTCATGTGGCCTGCATTAGTGGCTAATAAGATACTCAACAAGCGACTCGGAAGCAGCAATTTTATAGCAGATTATCCAAGTAATAATACAGATATACCCTTATTGGGTCACGATCAGTCATCTCTGAGCTCCAAATCCATTCTTAATGATCACAAGGATACAGACAAATACAA GATTTTTGTCAGCACATGGAACGTGGGTGGGATTGCCCCAGATGAAGGACTGAATATGGAGGATTTATTGGAGACATCCAACAATTCCTGTGACATCTATGTACTTGG GTTTCAAGAAATTGTGCCTCTAAAAGCATCCAATGTATTGGGGTATGAAAACAATAAGATCTCTACCAAGTGGAATTCCATAATCGGAAAAGCTCTAAACAAGAGCACACATCACAGTTTCAGAGATGATAAAAAGGAGGAGGATGTGAAGAACAATATTTGTTGCAATAATAAGGAAGctggaaataataataataatccagGTCAGCAGTGTGAAGCCCCACAAGATTTCGAATGTATCATTAGCAAGCAAATGGTTGGTATATTGATATCAGTATGGGCTAAGAGAGAACTTCGTCCATTCATTCAACATTCAAGTGTCTCACGTGTCGGATGTGGCATCATGGGCTGCTTAGGGAACAAG GGTTCTGTATCTGTGAGATTTGTGTTACATGAAACAAGCTTTTGCTTTGTGTGTTGTCACCTAGCTTCTGGGGGAAGAGAGGGGGATGAGAAGCATAGAAACTCTAATGTTGCTGAAATATTTTCAAGGTCAAGCTTTCCTAGAGGTCCTATGCTTGATTTGCCAAGAAAGATTCTTGATCATGA ACACGTAATATTGCTTGGAGATTTAAATTACAGAATTTCTCTACCGGAAGAAACAACACGTTTAGTTGTTGAAAATGAAGACTGGGATTCCCTACTAGAATATGATCAG CTAACGATGGAGCTAATGAGGGGAAACATGTTAAAAGGATGGCATGAAGGAGCAATCAAATTTGCTCCAACCTACAAGTATTGTCCAAATTCAGACATGTACTATGGATGTTGTTACCAAGGCAAAAACGCAGCGAAGAAGCGAGCACCAGCATG gTGTGACAGAATTATATGGTTTGGCAACGGCTTAAAGCAAATTCAGTATGCTAGATGTGAATCAAAACTATCGGATCATAGGCCCGTCAAGACATTATTTATAGCACAAGTCAGGGTTTCATCAGCACTAAAATGCTTTCAAAGTTTGTTTCTGtcagagagatttgaacaaaTTAAAACCCACTTTGGACTTCTCTCCAATGATGAGTTTGTATGTAAAAAGCAATTAAGTTTCCGGTTGTGA